The Listeria sp. PSOL-1 genome includes a region encoding these proteins:
- a CDS encoding histidine phosphatase family protein: protein MGEKLSLYFVRHGQTYLNKNWRMQGWADTPLTPEGIEIVKQSGRGLSEIEFIAAYSSDLHRTIATAELLLKENKHGFGLTLEPREEFRETFFGSFEGEKNTVAWEEIAQVNGYESQAAFFEQANVKQAMDGTKKADPTGDAEDFFTFWTRVEQGFLHVINRHREEGGNILIVAHGNTIRNIVHELVPSVKESFILDNASVTVLTYENGLFEIERLNDISHFQAE, encoded by the coding sequence ATGGGAGAAAAATTATCTTTATATTTCGTACGACATGGACAGACATATTTAAATAAAAATTGGCGAATGCAAGGTTGGGCTGATACGCCTTTAACACCGGAGGGCATTGAAATTGTTAAGCAAAGTGGTCGTGGCCTTTCAGAAATTGAATTTATTGCAGCTTATTCTAGTGATCTCCACCGAACCATTGCAACTGCCGAATTATTGTTAAAAGAAAATAAACATGGATTTGGCTTGACCCTTGAGCCGCGGGAAGAATTTCGTGAAACTTTTTTTGGTTCATTTGAAGGAGAAAAAAACACGGTTGCTTGGGAGGAAATTGCTCAAGTAAACGGCTATGAATCCCAAGCAGCGTTTTTTGAGCAAGCCAATGTAAAGCAAGCGATGGATGGCACAAAAAAAGCTGATCCAACTGGTGACGCAGAAGACTTTTTCACGTTTTGGACCCGTGTTGAACAAGGGTTTTTGCATGTTATTAATCGTCATCGTGAGGAAGGTGGAAATATTTTAATCGTCGCTCACGGAAATACAATTAGAAATATTGTCCATGAGCTAGTTCCATCGGTTAAAGAGAGTTTTATTTTAGATAATGCTAGTGTGACAGTCTTAACTTATGAAAATGGTTTATTTGAAATTGAGCGCTTAAATGATATTTCTCATTTTCAAGCAGAATAA
- a CDS encoding permease — MFNHLPDSFLQMNTIFISIMIEALPFVLIGVFIAGLIQMFVSERFIASVMPKNKFLAVIVGSLIGVFFPSCECGIVPIVRNLLAKGVPLHAGIAFMLTAPIINPVVLFSTYVAFGSQWEVPILRVVGSLVVAIIVGVLLAYFYKGEGLKEKFFAYEKAAQEVDNQDGSASLTAPIVKINAITTLENTHDEHDHTHHHKDMSFGSKLWHTAQHAVDEFFSVGKYLVFGALIAAFMQTYIKTATLISIGHGPILSILLMMSLAFILSLCSEADAFIGASFRSIFSTQSIVAFLVFGPMFDIKNLMMMFASFKTKFVLFLVASVTIIVFIYALVI; from the coding sequence TTGTTTAATCATTTACCAGATTCGTTTTTACAGATGAATACGATTTTTATTTCAATTATGATCGAAGCATTGCCTTTTGTTCTAATTGGTGTATTTATTGCAGGACTGATCCAAATGTTTGTTTCAGAGCGTTTTATCGCAAGTGTTATGCCAAAAAATAAATTTTTAGCTGTAATTGTCGGATCTTTGATCGGTGTTTTCTTTCCATCTTGTGAATGTGGAATTGTACCCATCGTCCGTAATTTGTTAGCAAAAGGAGTGCCACTTCATGCGGGAATTGCCTTTATGTTAACGGCTCCAATTATTAATCCAGTTGTCTTATTTTCCACCTATGTGGCTTTTGGGAGTCAGTGGGAAGTTCCCATTTTGCGTGTTGTAGGAAGCCTTGTCGTTGCCATCATTGTTGGCGTTTTACTGGCTTATTTTTATAAAGGAGAAGGGCTAAAAGAAAAATTTTTTGCTTATGAAAAAGCTGCACAAGAGGTTGATAATCAGGATGGGAGTGCAAGTTTAACAGCACCGATTGTGAAAATTAATGCGATAACGACTTTAGAAAATACACATGATGAGCATGACCACACTCATCATCATAAGGATATGTCATTTGGTTCTAAATTATGGCATACTGCGCAACATGCCGTGGATGAATTTTTTTCAGTTGGGAAATATTTAGTTTTTGGGGCACTGATAGCGGCGTTCATGCAGACCTACATTAAAACCGCTACACTTATTTCGATTGGGCATGGTCCAATCTTATCGATTTTATTGATGATGAGCTTAGCGTTTATTTTATCGCTTTGTTCAGAAGCAGATGCGTTTATTGGCGCTTCATTTCGCAGTATTTTTTCCACGCAATCGATTGTTGCCTTTTTGGTTTTTGGGCCAATGTTTGATATTAAAAATTTGATGATGATGTTCGCTTCATTTAAAACAAAGTTTGTGCTATTTTTAGTAGCAAGTGTCACGATCATTGTTTTCATTTATGCGCTTGTGATTTAA
- the abc-f gene encoding ribosomal protection-like ABC-F family protein: MLSIKMNHVKIEAQGDLLIEIPQLNVTRGAKIGIIGRNGTGKTTLLETIASLREATSGEIITFDQIGYLQQIQPVSENLSGGEQTRKLIQQILRESPAILLVDEPTSNLDLASIRYLEHQLKQYSGTILVISHDRTFLDAVVDTIWQLEDKKITVYPGNYTAYLKSKNHEIKQQEKFYAEYQAKRKQLDLAIRHHQKEANKMERPSKRLTSQEIRAARPSKGVQQKKQHQTIKAIEKRVERLDKVSKPFQSKPVKITVPEAYQLKRGGTVLTVKEAELFAGKNKLFKTNPYSVKAGDKVAITGQNATGKSSFLGALLDPENKDFQLTQGVHVAYFDQHLKDIKLEATLLENVAFGNAYDRNTTFEVLGSFHFSELDWQKKAAFLSGGERVKLFLAMQLLKGANILILDEPTNYLDIESMEALEQLLKKYDGTVLFVSHDRTFVKNIATEVIEIRDEKMYYHKQGLDEMEEKPRTQEEKLRLELRQSEIAAKLMNPKLSMAEKTVLDQEYVKNSQALNNFRKR; this comes from the coding sequence ATGTTATCAATCAAAATGAATCATGTAAAAATTGAAGCGCAAGGCGATTTGCTTATTGAAATTCCACAGCTAAACGTTACACGCGGGGCAAAAATTGGAATAATTGGTAGAAATGGCACAGGTAAAACAACATTACTTGAAACGATTGCTAGCTTACGTGAAGCAACAAGTGGAGAAATAATTACTTTTGATCAAATCGGCTATCTTCAACAAATTCAGCCAGTTTCAGAAAACTTAAGTGGTGGTGAGCAAACACGAAAGCTTATTCAGCAGATTCTACGCGAAAGCCCCGCGATTTTGCTTGTAGATGAACCAACTAGTAATCTTGATTTAGCTAGCATTCGTTACTTAGAGCATCAGCTGAAGCAGTACTCTGGTACGATTTTAGTCATATCGCATGATCGTACCTTTTTAGACGCTGTGGTGGATACAATTTGGCAATTAGAGGATAAAAAAATAACCGTTTACCCTGGAAATTACACAGCTTACTTGAAAAGCAAAAACCACGAAATAAAACAACAAGAGAAATTTTATGCTGAATACCAAGCAAAGCGCAAACAACTAGATCTTGCCATACGTCATCATCAAAAAGAAGCAAATAAAATGGAACGTCCCTCTAAACGGCTGACAAGTCAAGAAATTAGAGCAGCAAGGCCAAGTAAAGGCGTTCAACAAAAAAAGCAACATCAAACGATAAAAGCTATTGAAAAACGCGTTGAGAGATTAGACAAAGTAAGTAAGCCATTTCAATCTAAGCCGGTTAAGATTACTGTACCCGAAGCATATCAGTTAAAAAGGGGAGGCACAGTGCTCACTGTAAAAGAAGCAGAATTGTTTGCTGGCAAGAACAAGCTTTTCAAAACAAACCCGTATTCAGTTAAAGCAGGTGATAAAGTGGCAATAACTGGACAAAATGCTACGGGAAAAAGCAGCTTTTTAGGTGCATTACTTGATCCAGAAAATAAGGATTTTCAGTTGACACAAGGTGTTCATGTTGCTTATTTTGATCAGCATTTGAAAGACATCAAGCTAGAGGCTACATTGTTAGAAAATGTGGCTTTCGGCAATGCTTATGATCGAAATACTACTTTTGAGGTTCTTGGTAGTTTTCATTTTAGCGAATTAGACTGGCAAAAAAAAGCAGCGTTTTTATCTGGCGGCGAGCGTGTAAAGCTGTTTTTAGCCATGCAGCTTTTGAAAGGAGCTAATATCTTAATTTTAGATGAGCCAACGAATTATTTGGATATCGAAAGCATGGAAGCTTTAGAACAATTATTGAAAAAATATGATGGAACCGTTTTATTTGTTTCACATGATCGCACCTTTGTAAAAAACATCGCAACAGAAGTGATTGAGATTAGGGATGAAAAGATGTACTATCATAAGCAAGGCTTAGATGAAATGGAGGAAAAGCCAAGAACACAAGAGGAAAAATTACGCCTTGAACTTCGGCAGTCTGAGATTGCTGCAAAGCTTATGAATCCAAAACTATCAATGGCGGAAAAGACAGTACTTGACCAAGAATATGTCAAAAATAGCCAAGCGCTAAATAATTTTAGAAAAAGGTAG
- a CDS encoding effector binding domain-containing protein, with protein MAITDLRFEEHEALFMIALVWQGKSLEAFHEKANKLIQEVKTLTEDTVDVDQLFNISVHNIEDGITYYSAFQASKKPRSLPEDMEWLEIPPQTYFVANHVAGTNREESYDEISRQIKERGYVPYITADFPVFDPLPFKIEIHYLNGKISKQEAYEIRIPVIKKLTSSEAVF; from the coding sequence ATGGCCATTACAGATCTGCGTTTTGAAGAACATGAAGCATTGTTTATGATCGCTTTGGTTTGGCAAGGGAAGTCTTTGGAGGCATTTCATGAAAAAGCGAATAAGTTAATTCAAGAGGTAAAAACACTGACTGAAGACACAGTAGATGTTGATCAACTTTTTAACATCTCAGTTCATAACATAGAAGATGGAATTACTTATTATTCAGCTTTTCAGGCATCTAAAAAACCGCGCAGTTTGCCAGAGGACATGGAGTGGTTAGAAATACCGCCGCAAACTTATTTTGTAGCCAATCATGTTGCCGGAACAAACCGTGAAGAAAGCTATGATGAAATAAGCAGACAAATTAAAGAACGTGGATATGTTCCTTATATTACCGCTGATTTTCCCGTATTTGATCCACTCCCATTTAAAATCGAAATTCACTATTTAAATGGAAAAATTAGCAAGCAAGAGGCTTATGAAATTCGAATTCCCGTCATAAAAAAATTAACAAGTAGTGAGGCAGTCTTTTAA
- a CDS encoding TIGR03943 family protein: MFRAILLFGFGFYLMFLHISGNISKYINMKYSYLSFSAMFAAFLLALIQLIIVFRDEDLKHEHGGHVHSLENTIWKKFFVYGLLVYPLIAGFCFPIASLDSKLVSAKGFHFPKNNAAGDDPYAQNQFLRPDTSGYFGKSDYAKMMEKEKAEIIKQDPMIVTDANYLMTMEILYNYPGEFIGKHIKFTGFVYNDPVEKSNHLFLFRFGIIHCVADSGVFGMLAKMPEKIKLANDTWLSVSGVISQEYYAPFKMNIPALTIKQYTKVSKPKDVYVYRKY; this comes from the coding sequence ATGTTTCGAGCGATTTTGTTATTTGGATTCGGTTTTTATTTGATGTTTCTGCATATTTCTGGAAATATTAGTAAATATATTAATATGAAGTATTCTTATTTGTCTTTTTCAGCAATGTTTGCAGCTTTTTTATTAGCGCTCATTCAGCTTATTATTGTCTTTCGCGATGAAGATTTGAAGCATGAGCATGGTGGACATGTGCATTCTTTAGAAAATACAATTTGGAAAAAATTTTTTGTATATGGTTTGTTAGTTTATCCGCTCATTGCTGGCTTTTGTTTTCCGATTGCTTCACTTGATTCAAAGCTTGTGTCAGCAAAAGGCTTTCATTTTCCAAAAAATAATGCTGCTGGAGACGATCCATATGCACAAAATCAATTTTTGCGCCCTGATACAAGTGGCTATTTTGGCAAAAGCGATTACGCTAAAATGATGGAAAAAGAAAAAGCTGAAATTATTAAACAAGATCCAATGATTGTCACCGATGCGAATTATTTAATGACAATGGAAATTTTGTATAACTATCCAGGCGAGTTTATTGGAAAACACATCAAGTTCACTGGTTTTGTTTATAATGATCCAGTTGAAAAAAGTAATCACTTATTTTTATTTCGATTTGGAATTATTCACTGTGTCGCGGATTCAGGGGTTTTTGGAATGCTTGCTAAGATGCCAGAAAAAATAAAACTAGCAAATGATACGTGGCTGTCTGTTAGTGGCGTTATTTCACAAGAGTATTATGCGCCATTTAAGATGAACATTCCCGCACTTACAATCAAGCAATACACTAAAGTGTCGAAGCCAAAAGATGTTTATGTTTATCGTAAATACTAA
- a CDS encoding AI-2E family transporter: protein MKFPRFQNSKLFFWTIEILAVVLILFFLLKLRYIFSPIGVIISTLFMPILIAGFLFYMFNPLVGFLEKRKIPRLLSVLLIFIVFIVLLALAVMKLGPILTDQVTQLAKALPGYWNDFEKWLQELSKDPSFSKIDFKSEMEKANLSVPKIMNIVLNGLTTSIGAIAGFVTSFVVILVTVPFILFYMFKDGNKFMTSVQKFFPAFIRDDAKKIIQEMNKTLSTYISSQVLDCLFVGIFTFIGYLIIGQPYALLFAFIAGATNIIPYLGPFIGAAPAVIVAFLTTPIQALGVIIVVVIVQQIDGNVLQPLIMGRTLKIHPLTIIVILLVAGNLAGLFGMILGVPLYAIMKTIIVNVAKLIQLHHDVEVGKKLDE from the coding sequence ATGAAGTTTCCACGATTTCAAAATAGCAAACTGTTTTTCTGGACTATTGAAATATTAGCCGTTGTACTTATTCTATTTTTCCTTTTAAAGTTGCGTTACATATTTTCGCCAATTGGGGTTATTATTTCAACTCTTTTCATGCCAATTCTAATTGCCGGCTTCTTATTTTATATGTTTAACCCTCTTGTTGGTTTTTTGGAAAAGCGTAAAATTCCACGTTTACTTAGCGTTCTTTTAATTTTTATCGTTTTCATCGTTTTGCTGGCACTCGCCGTTATGAAACTAGGGCCTATTCTGACAGACCAAGTGACACAACTCGCAAAGGCGCTTCCAGGTTATTGGAATGATTTCGAAAAATGGCTACAAGAACTTTCGAAAGATCCATCATTTAGCAAAATTGATTTTAAAAGTGAAATGGAGAAAGCAAATCTCTCCGTTCCTAAAATTATGAATATCGTTCTAAACGGTTTAACCACAAGCATCGGTGCAATTGCAGGCTTTGTTACAAGCTTTGTTGTGATTTTAGTTACAGTTCCTTTTATCCTATTTTATATGTTCAAAGATGGGAATAAATTCATGACATCTGTTCAAAAATTTTTTCCAGCATTTATTCGTGATGATGCCAAAAAAATTATCCAAGAAATGAATAAAACACTTTCAACTTATATTAGTTCACAAGTTTTAGATTGCTTATTTGTTGGGATTTTTACATTCATTGGTTATTTAATTATCGGTCAACCTTATGCTCTTTTATTTGCGTTCATTGCTGGTGCAACGAATATTATTCCATATTTAGGACCTTTTATTGGTGCGGCACCAGCTGTTATTGTTGCCTTTTTGACCACTCCGATACAAGCTTTAGGAGTTATCATCGTTGTTGTCATTGTGCAGCAAATTGATGGTAATGTTTTACAACCCCTTATTATGGGACGCACTTTAAAAATCCATCCATTAACGATTATCGTTATCTTGCTTGTTGCAGGCAATCTGGCTGGACTCTTTGGAATGATTTTAGGTGTACCACTTTATGCCATTATGAAAACAATTATTGTAAATGTAGCCAAACTGATCCAGCTCCATCACGATGTAGAGGTTGGGAAAAAATTAGATGAATAA
- a CDS encoding NAD-dependent succinate-semialdehyde dehydrogenase translates to MFLVQDNQLPKVETRLFINGEWTTGGLDQTKEVINPATKEVVAKVSQAGEEETKQAIQAAKEAFPKWRALELKERVSILRKISQLIEEKADDLAKIMTLEQGKPLKEAKEEVLSGVETFLFAAEEARRLYGERIPAPNNHNYIVKKEPIGVVAAITPWNFPSGMVTRKLSPALAAGNTVVLKPSSDTPLSAIAFFEIAKKAGVPDGVVNLVMGDSTVIGETLTASDDVRKLTFTGSTAVGKLLFNQSGDTLKKISFELGGHAPFIVFDDADLEEAASYLIAAKFNNNGQVCIAPNRIFVDKRVKDEFTNLVLEKVKGLKVGNGLGNVDIGPLIREDAIGKIESQLADAEEKGADILIGGNRLRGGEYDKGYYFEPTILDQVTQKMNIFYEETFGPVIPLISFKTEEEAVKMANDCEFGLASYFFTKDIRRVEEVSDQLEYGMVGVNEIAISNAETPFGGVKHSGFGRENGHYGLEEYTQVKFVNVRY, encoded by the coding sequence GTGTTTCTTGTGCAAGATAATCAATTACCTAAAGTTGAAACAAGATTGTTTATTAATGGGGAATGGACAACCGGTGGATTAGATCAAACGAAAGAAGTCATTAATCCAGCAACAAAAGAAGTAGTTGCCAAAGTCAGCCAAGCAGGGGAGGAGGAAACCAAACAAGCCATCCAAGCAGCGAAAGAAGCGTTTCCTAAATGGCGAGCACTGGAGCTAAAAGAACGGGTAAGCATTTTGCGTAAGATCAGTCAATTAATAGAAGAAAAAGCAGATGATCTAGCTAAAATTATGACATTAGAACAAGGAAAACCACTAAAAGAAGCAAAAGAAGAAGTTTTATCCGGCGTAGAAACCTTTTTATTTGCCGCTGAAGAAGCGCGTAGATTATACGGAGAGCGAATCCCCGCACCAAATAACCATAACTATATTGTTAAGAAGGAACCTATTGGAGTAGTCGCAGCGATTACACCTTGGAATTTCCCATCAGGTATGGTGACACGGAAGTTATCGCCAGCACTTGCAGCCGGGAATACGGTCGTCTTAAAACCTTCCAGTGATACACCACTTTCTGCTATAGCTTTTTTCGAAATTGCTAAAAAAGCAGGGGTACCGGATGGGGTGGTCAATTTAGTGATGGGTGATTCTACAGTGATCGGTGAAACATTAACGGCCAGTGATGACGTGCGTAAGTTAACATTTACGGGTTCAACCGCTGTTGGTAAATTACTTTTCAACCAATCAGGAGACACATTGAAGAAAATATCGTTTGAACTAGGCGGTCATGCTCCATTTATTGTTTTTGATGATGCTGATTTAGAAGAAGCAGCAAGTTATTTGATTGCTGCTAAATTTAATAATAACGGTCAAGTTTGTATCGCGCCAAATCGTATTTTTGTCGATAAACGAGTGAAAGATGAATTTACAAATCTTGTTTTAGAAAAGGTGAAAGGACTTAAAGTTGGCAATGGATTAGGAAATGTTGATATTGGCCCACTTATTCGTGAAGATGCGATTGGTAAAATTGAATCCCAGCTTGCTGATGCAGAAGAGAAAGGTGCAGATATCTTGATCGGCGGAAATCGATTAAGAGGTGGGGAGTATGATAAAGGGTATTATTTTGAACCCACGATTCTTGATCAAGTAACGCAAAAAATGAATATTTTTTATGAAGAAACATTTGGGCCAGTTATCCCGCTTATTTCTTTTAAAACAGAGGAAGAAGCGGTGAAAATGGCAAATGATTGTGAATTTGGCTTAGCTTCTTATTTCTTTACGAAAGATATTAGACGAGTTGAAGAAGTAAGCGATCAACTCGAGTACGGAATGGTTGGTGTTAATGAAATAGCTATTTCAAACGCAGAAACGCCATTTGGTGGGGTGAAACATTCTGGCTTTGGCCGTGAAAATGGCCATTACGGTTTGGAAGAATATACGCAAGTTAAATTTGTGAATGTAAGGTATTAG
- the yjeM gene encoding glutamate/gamma-aminobutyrate family transporter YjeM — translation MTNEVKKMGLISLILMIFTSVFGFANGPVGFYLMGYGAIPWYVAAAVCFFIPFALMMAEYGSAYRYEKGGIYSWMNDSVGPRYAFIVTFMWFTSYIIWMVGISSKVWIPLSTFLFGTDKTQEWTLFSLSPTQTIGILGVVWMIVVTLFASKGLKQITKVTTVGGIAVMGLNVVLILVSLVVLILNGGRFAQEITGVGSFLISPNPNYLSSISVLSFCVFAIFAYGGTEAVAGLVDQTKNPKKTFPKGIMIAAMVISIGYAIGILLWGVTANWAKVLNGETTNLGNITYVLMYNLGLEFGHAIGLSASAAIGMASWFARVTGLSMFLAYTGAFFTLIYSPLKAIIQGTPKELWPKRMTKINKAGMPEFAMWVQCIIVSLIIVIASFGGSNASALYNKLTLMANVSMTLPYLFLALAFPFFKRRENLERPFVVYKNKMISYFVTIVLSCVVGFANIFTIIQPAIGGNWGDTLWMIAGPVVFSILAIAIYENYDVRKRRQLL, via the coding sequence TCCCTTGGTATGTTGCTGCAGCGGTTTGTTTTTTTATCCCGTTTGCGCTAATGATGGCAGAATATGGCTCGGCTTATCGCTATGAAAAAGGTGGTATTTATTCGTGGATGAATGATAGCGTTGGACCGCGCTATGCCTTTATTGTTACGTTTATGTGGTTTACCTCTTATATTATTTGGATGGTTGGGATTTCATCTAAAGTGTGGATCCCACTCTCGACATTTTTATTTGGAACAGATAAAACACAAGAATGGACCCTTTTTTCGCTTTCTCCAACGCAAACAATTGGGATACTCGGTGTGGTTTGGATGATTGTTGTTACGCTATTTGCTTCAAAAGGTTTGAAACAAATCACTAAGGTAACAACTGTCGGTGGAATCGCAGTAATGGGATTAAATGTTGTTTTAATTTTAGTTAGTCTCGTTGTTTTAATCTTAAATGGCGGACGTTTTGCACAGGAAATTACTGGTGTTGGATCGTTTTTAATCTCACCCAATCCTAATTACTTAAGTAGTATCTCTGTTTTAAGTTTTTGCGTGTTTGCGATTTTTGCTTATGGCGGAACAGAAGCTGTTGCTGGCCTTGTTGATCAAACGAAGAATCCTAAAAAAACATTTCCAAAAGGAATTATGATTGCGGCCATGGTGATTTCCATTGGTTATGCTATTGGGATTTTACTTTGGGGAGTTACTGCAAATTGGGCAAAAGTATTAAACGGCGAAACGACGAATTTAGGAAATATTACGTATGTGTTAATGTATAATTTAGGGCTTGAATTTGGCCATGCAATAGGTCTTTCAGCTAGTGCTGCTATTGGAATGGCTAGTTGGTTTGCTAGAGTTACAGGGCTATCAATGTTCTTAGCGTATACTGGTGCTTTTTTTACATTAATTTATTCACCACTAAAAGCAATTATTCAAGGGACGCCAAAAGAATTGTGGCCAAAACGAATGACCAAAATTAATAAAGCCGGCATGCCCGAATTTGCTATGTGGGTTCAGTGTATTATTGTTTCGCTAATTATTGTTATCGCTTCTTTTGGGGGAAGCAATGCCTCAGCGCTTTATAATAAATTAACGCTAATGGCCAATGTTTCAATGACGCTACCTTATTTATTTTTAGCGTTAGCCTTTCCCTTTTTTAAACGTCGTGAAAATCTAGAACGACCATTTGTTGTCTATAAAAATAAGATGATTTCTTATTTTGTCACCATTGTTTTAAGTTGTGTCGTTGGTTTTGCTAACATCTTTACTATCATTCAACCGGCTATCGGTGGAAACTGGGGTGACACATTATGGATGATTGCTGGTCCAGTTGTTTTCTCCATCTTAGCTATCGCTATCTATGAAAATTATGATGTTCGAAAGAGACGTCAATTATTGTAA
- the gorA gene encoding glutathione-disulfide reductase: MTKHYDYIAIGGGSGGIASVNRAAMHGKKCALVEPEYLGGTCVNVGCVPKKVMWYGAEIKAGIEKYGPDYGLHADLTFDLQTLVKNRESYIARLHTIYKKGLDHNHVDLLHGYAQFLDDKTIIVAGEKYTADHILIATGGKPTIPDIPGAELGITSNGFFALKELPKKVAVVGAGYIAVELAGILHAFGSETHLFVRKHVPLRHFDPMISSTLTEIYEANGIDIHTHAIPKQVEKTADGRLILYLENGKQEIVDTIIWAIGRTPVTDTLALENTGISLTNKGYIAVDQYQNTSAKGIYAVGDVTGHIELTPVAIAAGRRLAERLFNGKKDEHLDYHLVPTVVFSHPTIGTVGLTEPEAIAKHGEKNIKVYTSSFTSMYTTMTAHREPCRMKLICEGQNERIVGLHGIGTGMDELLQGFAVAIKMGATKADFDNTVAIHPTSAEEFVTMR; encoded by the coding sequence ATGACAAAACACTATGATTATATTGCTATTGGCGGCGGTAGTGGAGGAATTGCATCAGTTAACCGCGCAGCTATGCATGGAAAAAAATGTGCTTTAGTAGAACCTGAATACCTTGGTGGGACATGTGTTAATGTTGGGTGCGTACCGAAAAAAGTCATGTGGTATGGCGCAGAGATTAAAGCGGGAATTGAAAAATATGGCCCAGATTATGGCTTACATGCTGATCTTACATTTGATCTTCAAACGCTTGTTAAAAATCGTGAAAGTTATATCGCACGACTGCATACCATTTATAAAAAGGGCTTGGATCATAATCATGTTGATTTGCTTCATGGATATGCTCAATTTCTTGATGACAAAACAATCATCGTCGCTGGAGAAAAATATACAGCAGATCACATTTTAATTGCTACGGGTGGAAAACCAACAATTCCAGATATTCCAGGTGCTGAATTGGGTATCACATCGAATGGTTTTTTTGCTTTAAAGGAGCTGCCAAAAAAGGTGGCGGTTGTAGGTGCAGGGTATATTGCGGTTGAACTTGCTGGTATTTTGCACGCATTCGGTTCTGAAACCCATTTGTTTGTCCGTAAACATGTACCCTTGCGCCATTTTGATCCGATGATTTCATCTACACTTACTGAAATTTATGAAGCAAATGGCATTGATATTCATACGCATGCTATACCGAAGCAGGTCGAAAAAACTGCAGATGGACGTTTAATTCTTTATTTAGAAAATGGAAAACAAGAGATCGTCGACACGATTATTTGGGCTATTGGTCGAACCCCTGTTACGGATACGCTTGCACTTGAAAATACAGGAATATCACTTACAAATAAAGGTTATATTGCCGTTGACCAATACCAAAATACAAGCGCTAAAGGAATTTATGCTGTTGGCGACGTAACTGGGCATATTGAATTAACACCAGTAGCCATTGCTGCTGGAAGAAGACTTGCAGAACGGTTATTTAATGGTAAGAAAGATGAGCATTTAGATTATCACCTGGTACCAACCGTTGTCTTTAGTCACCCTACAATTGGAACAGTTGGTTTAACAGAGCCTGAAGCGATTGCCAAACATGGTGAAAAAAATATCAAAGTGTATACTTCTTCATTTACATCCATGTATACAACAATGACTGCACACCGTGAACCTTGTCGAATGAAACTGATTTGTGAAGGACAAAATGAACGTATTGTAGGTCTTCATGGTATCGGTACTGGCATGGATGAGCTGTTGCAAGGCTTTGCTGTTGCCATAAAAATGGGAGCAACGAAAGCTGATTTCGATAATACCGTAGCCATTCATCCAACAAGTGCTGAAGAATTTGTGACAATGAGGTAA